From the genome of Scytonema hofmannii PCC 7110, one region includes:
- a CDS encoding cadmium resistance transporter: MHSLVTAIPTGITAFTATNLDDLVILTLLFSQVNATFRRRHIVIGQYLGFCTLVVASLVGFFGGLVVPSQWIGLLGLVPISIGLNRLLNPDSDSPSQSQSESELTHSSAFVGFLSPQTYSVAAITIANGSDNVGIYMPLFAHSTLGDLLVIIAVFLLLVGVWCTLTYKLTCKPAIANLLNRYGNNLVPFVLIGLGVFIILDSASLTPITLIAICLSLMGLIKTIQNSKFKTQSL, translated from the coding sequence ATGCACTCACTTGTTACCGCTATCCCTACTGGAATTACAGCTTTTACAGCCACAAACTTGGATGATTTAGTTATCCTGACACTGTTATTTTCGCAGGTAAATGCAACATTCCGGCGTCGGCACATTGTCATTGGTCAGTACCTGGGCTTTTGTACTTTGGTGGTTGCCAGCTTAGTTGGTTTTTTCGGAGGTTTAGTTGTACCATCCCAATGGATTGGGTTGCTAGGTTTAGTCCCGATCTCCATTGGACTAAATCGTCTGCTCAATCCAGACAGCGATTCACCATCTCAAAGTCAGTCAGAATCCGAGTTGACTCATTCTTCTGCCTTTGTTGGTTTCCTGTCTCCCCAAACTTATAGTGTGGCAGCTATTACCATCGCTAATGGCAGTGACAATGTGGGAATTTATATGCCATTGTTTGCTCACTCTACCCTTGGGGATCTGTTAGTCATTATTGCAGTCTTCTTATTACTGGTTGGTGTTTGGTGTACTCTAACGTACAAACTTACCTGCAAACCTGCGATCGCTAATCTCCTAAACCGCTATGGTAATAATCTTGTACCGTTTGTCTTGATAGGCTTGGGTGTGTTTATTATTTTAGATAGTGCCTCCCTAACTCCAATTACCTTAATAGCTATTTGCTTGAGTTTAATGGGACTGATCAAAACCATTCAAAATTCAAAATTCAAAACTCAAAGTTTGTAA
- a CDS encoding DUF1003 domain-containing protein produces MMLNLVFSFASAYTAPVVLMSQNRQSDTDRRNAEIDHQVNLRAGQNIELLHEKLDEFHAQKLNELTQIIKEQQQALNEMKVALVTESQEVKVHLVKGSNVQTNHKFLKSASHNKLSSVEQQIDDDRKVAEELIRW; encoded by the coding sequence ATGATGCTGAACTTAGTGTTTTCCTTTGCATCAGCCTACACAGCCCCTGTAGTCTTGATGAGTCAGAATCGCCAATCTGATACCGATCGCAGAAATGCTGAAATTGACCACCAAGTGAATCTCAGAGCCGGACAAAATATTGAACTGTTGCATGAAAAATTGGATGAATTTCACGCTCAAAAGTTAAACGAACTAACACAAATTATCAAAGAGCAACAACAAGCTCTGAATGAGATGAAAGTCGCTTTAGTGACTGAATCTCAAGAGGTTAAAGTCCATTTAGTCAAAGGAAGTAATGTTCAAACCAATCACAAATTCCTGAAGTCAGCTTCCCATAATAAGCTTTCGAGTGTTGAGCAACAAATAGATGACGATCGCAAAGTGGCTGAAGAGTTGATTCGTTGGTAA
- a CDS encoding caspase family protein produces the protein MTRSIYALLVGIDEYIEPVPPLNGCVNDILAIQEYLQGRVTTDGYQLHIRTLLNQDATRQAVIDGFRQHLCQASCEDVAFFYYAGHGSQEQAPQEFWAIEPDRLDETLVCYDSRCLGGWDLADKELAKLIAEVAEKKTHIAIILDCCHSGSGTRGDLEGETAIRKTSTDKRKRPLDSFIFSLSEADKLSATLSPENNPSGWNFPKGKHIVLAACRDSETAKEYYVDEEPRGAFSYFLIDTLKKANGSLSYRDLFKRTNALVRSQVDAQSPQIEATELSDLDQPFLGGAIAHRTPYFTVFYDRNYGWAIDGGAVHGISQPVGDETTILALFPFDTPTEELRQLSTAVGEATILEVMPQLSQVRISGVGDLNPEMTLKAVVTSLPLPSKGVLLEGELAGVELAHATLLTAARNQPSLYVREVATPETAEFKLLARDDKYLITRPADDRPLVAPILGYTNATSLQAIQRLEHITRWMNIAELSSPATSRIRPDAVEMLIYQQNGQPLSDLQIRLEYQQENGKWRQPTFKIKLKNTTQEPLYCALLDLNDRYAVTAELLDGGGIWLQPSGQVGDEASVNRGNPIYPSVPKQLWQNAGITEVKDILKLIVCTTEFDATLLEQPELDLPQRVSPTPRRGHGTLNRLMQRIPSRDLRSRPEEDEIYDDWVTSQISMTTVRPLHTTPIPRGDESAFLREDVRLYAHSEFRAKARLTTVTQSTRDLGNHMLPTILRADHPGVQPFQFTTSRGTDPGLSVLEFTEVENPSIVTPNNPLKVIVDIPLASNEQLLPISYDGEFFLPLGRACTTPEGKTEILLERLTEPISEGSRSLGGSIRIFFQKVVSQQLGLEFNDPILAVADVTPEGVVEYTTQIEQVKMRVAQAKRIVLYIHGMIGNSQSWVSSMHSAKVEVDGVEKPLAELYDLVLTYDYENLNISIEQNARFLKQKLQAVGLGDDRGKTLHIIAHSMGGLVSRWFIEQEGGNQVVQHLIMVGTPNAGVPWSTVQDWALATLSIGLNDLSEFTWSASAIGMLLKAINKFADGMETVDISLEQMHPSSQFLQKLAASPDPKIPYSIIAGNASIIPSALKADANQNSSPLERLMQKLFRKAVVVPFFSQPNDIAVTVKSIKSISMERNSQPQIQEVGCDRFGYFTESVGLTALSQAIVQALQNTSDFASTSTEAENTVVNNINDSPEKKPLKWWIFRLFGALVAAILSLQVLKQFNNTQPIHQTQPSQNLRE, from the coding sequence ATGACCCGTAGTATCTATGCTCTGCTAGTAGGTATTGATGAATACATTGAGCCTGTTCCGCCTTTAAATGGTTGTGTGAACGACATTCTAGCAATACAAGAATATTTACAAGGACGGGTCACTACAGATGGATATCAACTTCATATTCGCACGCTTTTAAATCAAGATGCTACCCGTCAGGCTGTCATTGATGGTTTTAGGCAGCATTTGTGTCAAGCCAGTTGTGAAGATGTTGCCTTCTTTTACTATGCAGGGCATGGTAGCCAAGAGCAAGCACCACAGGAGTTTTGGGCTATCGAGCCAGACCGACTGGATGAAACTTTAGTCTGTTATGACAGTCGCTGTTTGGGAGGCTGGGACTTGGCAGATAAGGAGTTAGCAAAGCTAATCGCTGAGGTAGCCGAAAAAAAAACTCACATTGCCATCATTTTAGACTGCTGTCACTCCGGTTCTGGCACCCGTGGCGATCTAGAAGGAGAAACAGCAATTCGTAAAACCTCCACTGACAAACGCAAGCGTCCTTTGGATAGTTTTATTTTCTCCTTGAGTGAAGCCGATAAACTTTCGGCTACCCTTAGCCCGGAAAACAATCCCAGTGGTTGGAACTTCCCAAAAGGAAAACATATCGTCCTGGCTGCTTGTCGGGATAGTGAGACAGCGAAAGAATACTACGTGGATGAGGAACCAAGGGGAGCATTTTCTTACTTTTTAATAGATACTTTAAAGAAAGCCAATGGCAGCCTGAGTTATAGAGATTTATTTAAGCGTACCAATGCCCTAGTTCGCAGTCAAGTTGATGCACAATCTCCACAAATCGAAGCTACGGAGTTGAGTGACTTAGACCAACCTTTTTTGGGAGGTGCGATCGCTCACCGTACACCCTACTTTACTGTCTTTTATGATAGAAACTACGGCTGGGCGATCGATGGCGGTGCTGTTCATGGCATTTCTCAACCAGTTGGGGATGAGACAACGATACTTGCATTATTTCCCTTTGACACACCCACAGAGGAACTTCGCCAATTATCAACGGCAGTAGGTGAAGCAACAATCTTGGAAGTGATGCCACAATTGAGTCAAGTAAGAATAAGTGGCGTCGGGGATTTAAATCCGGAAATGACGTTAAAAGCAGTGGTCACCAGTCTGCCCCTACCATCTAAAGGAGTTCTCTTAGAAGGAGAACTTGCAGGAGTAGAATTAGCTCATGCCACCCTGCTCACTGCTGCACGCAATCAACCCTCACTTTACGTCCGGGAAGTAGCAACACCTGAAACTGCCGAGTTTAAATTACTTGCCCGTGATGATAAATATTTAATTACACGACCAGCAGACGACCGTCCCTTAGTTGCTCCAATTTTAGGTTACACCAACGCCACAAGTTTGCAGGCGATCCAACGATTAGAACACATTACCCGTTGGATGAATATCGCTGAACTTTCCAGCCCAGCCACCAGCCGGATTCGTCCTGATGCCGTAGAAATGCTGATTTACCAGCAAAATGGGCAACCATTGTCCGATCTTCAAATTCGCTTAGAATATCAACAAGAAAATGGCAAGTGGAGACAGCCCACATTTAAAATTAAGCTGAAAAATACCACTCAAGAACCACTTTATTGCGCCCTGCTTGATTTGAACGATCGTTATGCAGTCACAGCTGAGTTGTTAGATGGAGGAGGAATTTGGTTACAACCAAGCGGACAAGTAGGAGATGAAGCATCGGTAAATCGAGGAAATCCAATTTATCCATCGGTTCCAAAACAACTATGGCAGAACGCAGGGATTACGGAAGTTAAAGATATTCTCAAACTCATTGTCTGCACGACAGAATTTGATGCGACTTTGCTCGAACAACCGGAACTTGACCTACCCCAACGGGTTTCGCCTACACCCCGTCGCGGTCATGGTACCCTAAACCGCTTAATGCAAAGAATTCCATCTCGCGATCTCCGCAGCAGACCAGAAGAAGACGAAATATATGACGATTGGGTAACTAGTCAAATTAGCATGACTACCGTGCGTCCTCTGCACACAACTCCTATTCCCAGAGGGGACGAGTCGGCTTTTCTGAGAGAAGACGTTAGATTATACGCACATTCTGAATTTAGAGCCAAGGCACGTTTGACCACAGTCACCCAATCAACCCGCGATTTGGGCAACCATATGTTACCAACAATACTGCGGGCAGACCATCCGGGAGTTCAGCCCTTCCAGTTCACTACTAGTCGGGGAACTGACCCCGGATTGAGCGTGTTGGAATTTACTGAGGTCGAAAACCCATCAATTGTTACACCTAACAATCCCCTGAAAGTCATTGTTGATATACCCCTTGCATCCAACGAGCAACTGTTACCCATTAGCTACGATGGTGAATTTTTCCTTCCCTTGGGACGTGCTTGTACAACCCCAGAGGGCAAAACAGAGATTTTATTGGAACGGTTAACGGAACCAATAAGTGAAGGTAGCCGCAGCTTGGGAGGTTCCATTCGGATTTTCTTCCAAAAAGTCGTGTCTCAACAACTGGGGTTGGAGTTTAATGACCCAATTTTGGCGGTAGCGGATGTCACTCCAGAAGGAGTTGTAGAATACACAACACAAATTGAGCAAGTCAAGATGCGGGTTGCCCAAGCCAAGCGAATAGTCCTGTATATTCACGGTATGATTGGTAACAGTCAAAGCTGGGTTTCCAGTATGCACTCAGCCAAGGTTGAAGTCGATGGAGTCGAAAAACCGCTTGCTGAACTGTATGACCTAGTTCTCACTTATGATTATGAGAATTTGAATATCTCAATTGAACAGAATGCCAGATTCCTGAAGCAGAAACTCCAAGCTGTAGGTTTAGGGGACGATCGCGGGAAAACTTTGCACATTATCGCTCACTCAATGGGAGGGTTGGTTTCTCGTTGGTTTATTGAGCAAGAAGGAGGTAACCAGGTCGTTCAGCATTTAATTATGGTAGGTACACCCAATGCTGGCGTTCCTTGGTCTACAGTTCAAGATTGGGCATTAGCTACCTTAAGCATTGGTTTAAATGATCTGTCAGAATTTACTTGGTCAGCATCAGCAATCGGGATGTTGCTCAAGGCAATTAACAAATTTGCTGATGGGATGGAAACCGTTGATATTTCCTTAGAGCAGATGCATCCCAGTTCTCAGTTCTTGCAAAAATTAGCAGCCAGCCCCGACCCGAAAATACCTTACTCAATTATTGCTGGGAATGCATCTATTATTCCCTCTGCTCTGAAAGCAGACGCCAATCAAAATTCAAGTCCCTTAGAACGGCTCATGCAAAAATTATTTCGTAAAGCTGTAGTAGTGCCTTTTTTCAGTCAACCCAATGACATCGCCGTCACAGTAAAAAGTATAAAAAGTATCAGTATGGAGAGAAATTCACAACCGCAAATTCAAGAAGTAGGTTGCGATCGCTTCGGTTACTTTACTGAGTCAGTGGGGTTAACTGCGCTCTCTCAGGCAATAGTTCAAGCCCTACAAAACACATCTGACTTTGCAAGTACAAGCACTGAAGCAGAAAATACTGTAGTTAATAATATTAATGATTCTCCAGAAAAGAAACCATTGAAATGGTGGATTTTTAGGTTGTTTGGGGCATTAGTAGCTGCCATTCTCAGCTTACAGGTATTGAAGCAATTCAACAACACTCAACCTATTCATCAAACTCAACCCAGCCAGAATCTACGGGAATGA
- a CDS encoding caspase family protein, which translates to MFSRNVALIIGINDYTNGISPLQNAVNDAKKLVEILREQHEYRIWVCLNQVATLHNLNKLLAETLPQQVTKDDRLLFYFAGHGIALNGDDGPQGYLIPQDAKLGDINTYLSMVQLHEYLSQLHCRHFLGILDCCFAGAFKWSSNRDLLTAPEVIHQERYDRFITDPAWQVITSAAYDQKALDAFNFNTERGKAGNHSPFAAALIEALAGKADAYPPSTNGQPPGDGVITATELYLYLRDIVEPATQGRRQRQTPGIWPLKKHDKGEYIFLTPGHILNLPPAPPLDVSKNPYRGLESFEEEHSQLFFGRTQLVEKLQNLVKTQPLIVLLGASGSGKSSLVKAGLIPQLRQDKTEKWYILSPIRPGEAPLQALNHALKNAQLPEVAAQNPQKTLAMSIDAWAKNHPNSKLLVFIDQSEEIVTLCQNEDERKEFLQEILKAVNTHNQRLRVILSLRSDFEPQLRDAGLQFVPTILKVGNTVLKNRWQSGRFIVSAMTRAELRQAIEKPAETRVMFFQPDELVEQLIDEVADMPGALPLLSFALSELYLKYLKRQRDAQNKGITIDRALTQEDYQDLGGVIQSLTQRADEEYEALVKENPAYAQIIRQMMLRMVALGGGELARRRVPLSELEYPQQKNHFVKEAIERFTNARLLVKGEDAEGNPYVEPAHDALVRGWQKLLAWKQEDEESLILQRRLTPSAMEWKMLESKQQSFGFQTKIDWLDRNLYGVKNLLNIMTQLVQSGRRSHNHQERSRENPVQFLWNSNPYLDVLNEQLKSSNNWFNQVEVEFVQRSVLQKRKNSAWRWRITFGVMLGLSGLTLLALIGQRQALDEEIIAERQSSETYLQSNQPVLDALVSGLRAGKLLNHWLLQVAKPSEQQQIQITRTLRKAFYTVREDSHLVVNKGKIASVFWKKGQLLLATWENNGTVSILERNQGQLAEINVPPNSVTKVAFSHDGSRVAIARKDGIILLWDWRKTALPRELKAHEAEVTDVVWSPDGSRFASLTASGVARIWDSFGNKLQEFNKPQTEVVGISFDLNNQFLRLTIGRDNRIVCLWGSRGRELEKFTALTRIKKATMSPDGKPIAITYTSEQNGVSSWLWNWEEKKLHPLGNDVLVSFSLDGRLLATTGFDDGTVRLRNWFGEQEGQEFQGHQSQISSLNFRSDGELLATGSNDGKVKLWRVQPPQLSLFKQLPLKVTSASFNSNGTQIATLGTDGKIRILDLSGNSLKVFSSEYDLKGKLSWSPNGKQLAVADKGKILLLDASSGKQEGELPGQYEAVSLLRFSPNSQKLALMEKNRIIRTFNLSNKTEEIPFTWYENIPLSTVVWRQDDNQVKLFVGVIEENENSKARSIRMWDIKTSQQIAISFHKYLRDFKSIHFNNDGTLAAVAKPDATVSIWYMEGDKMGELKADTPSLQSVSFSPRGNVLAVIASDGTMKLWELGDLNKLMVMGCDRLRNYLEKNANVNEGVSEAIPERQEARHLCSDIGKKKLSD; encoded by the coding sequence ATGTTTTCCCGAAATGTAGCATTGATAATTGGTATTAACGATTACACTAACGGCATTTCTCCCCTACAGAATGCCGTTAACGATGCTAAAAAACTGGTGGAGATTCTGCGCGAACAACATGAATATCGAATTTGGGTCTGTTTAAACCAAGTTGCCACCCTGCACAACCTCAACAAATTACTGGCAGAAACTCTTCCCCAACAAGTGACAAAGGATGACCGTCTCTTATTTTACTTTGCAGGTCATGGAATTGCTCTTAACGGTGATGATGGTCCACAAGGTTATTTAATTCCTCAAGATGCCAAGCTGGGCGATATCAACACTTACCTGTCAATGGTTCAGTTGCACGAATATTTAAGTCAACTCCATTGTCGCCATTTTTTGGGAATCCTTGACTGCTGTTTTGCAGGTGCTTTTAAATGGTCGAGTAACAGAGATTTGTTAACAGCCCCAGAGGTGATTCACCAGGAAAGATATGACCGCTTTATTACCGATCCTGCTTGGCAAGTCATAACGAGTGCTGCCTATGACCAAAAAGCTTTAGATGCTTTTAATTTTAATACAGAACGTGGCAAGGCTGGCAATCATTCCCCTTTTGCTGCGGCATTAATCGAAGCGCTAGCAGGTAAAGCTGATGCTTATCCTCCTTCTACCAATGGTCAACCCCCAGGAGATGGGGTGATTACTGCTACTGAGCTTTACTTGTATCTCCGTGATATCGTAGAACCAGCCACACAAGGACGACGCCAACGGCAAACACCAGGGATTTGGCCCCTGAAGAAGCACGACAAAGGGGAGTATATTTTCTTGACTCCGGGACATATACTCAACTTACCACCTGCACCACCGTTGGATGTGTCAAAAAATCCCTACCGAGGTTTGGAATCATTTGAAGAAGAACACAGCCAACTGTTTTTCGGGAGAACTCAACTGGTAGAAAAGTTACAGAATTTGGTCAAAACTCAACCGCTCATAGTGCTGTTAGGTGCTTCAGGTTCGGGTAAGTCTAGCTTGGTGAAAGCAGGATTAATTCCCCAATTACGGCAAGACAAAACGGAGAAATGGTATATTTTGTCACCCATCCGTCCTGGTGAGGCTCCCTTGCAAGCGTTAAACCATGCTTTGAAAAATGCTCAATTGCCAGAAGTCGCAGCCCAAAACCCACAAAAAACTCTGGCGATGAGCATTGATGCTTGGGCGAAAAATCACCCCAACTCTAAGTTATTAGTGTTTATTGACCAAAGTGAAGAAATTGTCACACTGTGTCAAAATGAGGATGAGCGTAAAGAGTTTCTTCAAGAGATACTCAAGGCGGTTAATACCCATAACCAGAGATTGCGGGTCATACTCTCTTTACGTTCTGACTTTGAACCCCAACTAAGAGATGCAGGTTTACAGTTTGTTCCCACAATCCTAAAAGTTGGAAACACCGTGCTGAAAAATCGCTGGCAAAGCGGACGATTTATTGTATCGGCGATGACACGAGCCGAACTGCGCCAAGCCATTGAGAAACCAGCAGAAACACGGGTGATGTTTTTTCAGCCCGACGAATTAGTAGAACAACTGATTGATGAAGTGGCGGATATGCCGGGAGCATTACCTCTGCTGTCTTTTGCCTTGAGCGAACTTTATCTCAAGTATTTAAAGCGACAAAGGGATGCACAAAATAAAGGTATAACGATTGACCGAGCGCTCACTCAAGAAGATTATCAAGATTTAGGAGGGGTGATTCAGTCACTGACTCAAAGGGCTGATGAAGAATATGAAGCGCTTGTGAAAGAGAACCCCGCTTATGCTCAGATTATCCGCCAAATGATGCTGCGGATGGTTGCCCTGGGTGGAGGTGAATTAGCACGCAGACGAGTCCCGTTATCGGAACTGGAATATCCGCAACAGAAAAACCATTTCGTGAAAGAAGCCATTGAGCGCTTTACGAATGCCCGCCTACTTGTTAAAGGAGAAGATGCTGAAGGGAATCCTTATGTAGAACCAGCTCATGATGCTTTGGTGCGGGGATGGCAGAAGTTGCTGGCATGGAAGCAAGAGGATGAGGAAAGTTTAATTTTGCAACGGCGTTTGACTCCATCTGCAATGGAGTGGAAAATGCTTGAAAGCAAACAACAATCATTCGGTTTTCAAACCAAGATTGATTGGTTGGATCGCAACCTCTACGGTGTCAAAAACTTGTTGAACATCATGACTCAATTGGTTCAATCCGGGCGGCGATCGCACAATCATCAAGAGCGCTCCAGAGAGAACCCAGTACAGTTTTTGTGGAATAGCAATCCCTATCTTGATGTCTTGAATGAGCAACTTAAGTCCAGTAACAACTGGTTTAACCAGGTTGAAGTTGAGTTTGTTCAGCGAAGCGTTTTGCAAAAACGCAAAAATTCAGCTTGGCGTTGGCGCATTACCTTTGGTGTCATGTTAGGGTTAAGTGGACTAACGCTTTTAGCTCTCATCGGTCAAAGGCAAGCACTTGACGAAGAAATTATTGCCGAGCGACAATCTTCAGAAACATATTTGCAATCAAATCAGCCGGTTCTAGATGCATTAGTGAGTGGTTTACGAGCAGGTAAATTACTCAATCATTGGCTGCTGCAAGTAGCTAAACCAAGCGAACAACAGCAAATTCAAATTACCCGGACGCTGCGAAAAGCATTTTACACAGTGCGTGAAGACAGTCATTTGGTTGTCAATAAAGGTAAGATTGCAAGTGTCTTTTGGAAGAAAGGTCAGTTATTGCTGGCAACATGGGAAAATAATGGTACTGTCAGCATTTTGGAAAGAAACCAAGGACAGCTAGCTGAAATAAATGTACCACCAAACTCAGTGACAAAAGTTGCTTTTAGTCACGATGGCAGTCGAGTGGCGATCGCTCGTAAAGATGGAATAATTCTCTTGTGGGATTGGAGAAAGACAGCATTGCCGAGGGAATTGAAGGCACATGAAGCTGAGGTAACAGATGTTGTATGGAGTCCAGATGGCAGTCGATTTGCAAGTCTGACAGCTTCGGGAGTTGCCCGTATTTGGGACAGTTTTGGTAACAAGTTGCAGGAATTTAACAAACCGCAAACTGAAGTTGTGGGTATTAGTTTTGACTTAAATAATCAATTTCTACGGCTCACAATTGGTCGAGACAATCGTATTGTCTGCTTGTGGGGTTCGAGGGGACGAGAGTTAGAAAAGTTCACTGCTCTGACTAGAATTAAGAAGGCAACAATGAGTCCTGATGGCAAGCCAATAGCTATTACTTATACATCTGAGCAAAACGGTGTCTCGAGTTGGTTGTGGAACTGGGAAGAGAAAAAACTACACCCTTTGGGGAACGATGTTCTTGTCAGTTTTAGCCTTGATGGCAGACTGTTAGCAACAACAGGGTTTGATGATGGCACTGTTAGGTTAAGAAATTGGTTTGGCGAACAGGAAGGACAAGAATTTCAAGGGCATCAAAGCCAAATTAGTAGTCTCAATTTTCGGTCTGATGGTGAATTGCTAGCGACTGGAAGTAATGACGGTAAAGTGAAATTATGGAGGGTGCAGCCTCCACAGTTAAGCTTATTCAAACAACTTCCTCTTAAAGTGACAAGTGCTAGCTTTAACTCAAACGGTACACAGATTGCTACCCTAGGAACCGATGGTAAAATCCGTATTTTAGATTTGTCAGGCAACTCATTGAAAGTATTTTCAAGTGAATACGACTTAAAAGGGAAGTTAAGTTGGAGTCCGAATGGCAAGCAATTAGCGGTTGCGGATAAAGGGAAAATCCTCCTTTTAGATGCATCTTCGGGTAAACAAGAGGGTGAATTACCAGGACAATACGAAGCTGTTAGTCTTTTGCGCTTTAGCCCTAATAGCCAGAAATTAGCGCTGATGGAAAAGAATCGGATTATTCGCACCTTTAATTTGTCCAACAAAACAGAAGAAATACCATTTACGTGGTATGAAAACATTCCCCTCAGCACTGTAGTTTGGCGTCAAGATGACAACCAAGTGAAGCTATTTGTGGGTGTGATTGAAGAAAACGAGAATTCAAAAGCTAGGAGTATCCGTATGTGGGATATAAAAACAAGTCAACAAATTGCTATTTCATTCCACAAATATTTGCGTGATTTCAAGAGCATTCATTTTAATAATGACGGAACTTTAGCAGCGGTTGCTAAACCCGATGCAACTGTTAGCATTTGGTATATGGAAGGAGATAAGATGGGAGAATTGAAAGCGGATACACCCAGTCTTCAAAGTGTTAGCTTCAGTCCCAGGGGAAATGTGTTGGCTGTCATTGCTAGCGATGGAACAATGAAGTTGTGGGAGCTTGGAGACTTAAACAAACTGATGGTAATGGGGTGCGATCGCTTGCGTAACTATCTTGAGAAGAACGCCAATGTTAATGAGGGTGTTAGCGAAGCCATTCCCGAAAGGCAGGAGGCTCGCCATCTTTGTAGTGATATTGGTAAGAAAAAATTATCAGACTAA
- a CDS encoding WGR domain-containing protein, whose protein sequence is MPEEKTYLEFSDANGGSHKFYEVLVRDNELTIRYGRIGDSGQTQTKTYPTPDKAKAEASKKVKEKLSKGYELAVMGVRQKRPVTRRQVTSTTSTALQAPILWKFASNSAAFGIFIDAKLCWMGNQDGQVFALNHQGKVVNRFKLPDGVKCLVADDVWIYAGCDDGNVYDLTGKLPRLSYKIDENVDIFWLDIKDGLLAVSDASGGVTTIDHDDESQWTRLSQGDDGWMVRCDESRIYHGHSKGITVYDRSEGRMLWHQKTQGSVLFGWQEASAVYAGTSNHKVYCFSKDGEIGSVYKCDAAVYSCATALNGQYVFAGDNSSSIYCFNQGGERLWKLSTGCGSALSMQFLDRRVYIVTTDGYLACIDTSETAIGSAQTGTVPETAVIQAPLGEGDAPSAVLESTTDTSSGVIVECFREGTKLRVRVVSPGYNSNWKVQFPKDIRIEGERYLVQEIRESASGGFYRAYGDIQKLV, encoded by the coding sequence ATGCCAGAAGAAAAGACATATTTAGAGTTTTCAGACGCTAATGGAGGCTCCCATAAGTTTTATGAAGTGTTAGTTCGAGATAACGAATTAACGATTCGTTACGGTCGTATTGGCGATTCAGGACAAACTCAAACGAAAACTTATCCCACTCCAGACAAAGCTAAAGCGGAAGCTAGTAAGAAGGTTAAAGAAAAACTCAGTAAAGGCTACGAACTAGCCGTCATGGGTGTTCGCCAGAAACGTCCCGTGACGCGCCGTCAAGTTACCAGTACCACCTCCACAGCACTCCAAGCTCCAATTCTTTGGAAGTTTGCTTCCAATTCAGCAGCTTTTGGGATTTTCATTGATGCTAAACTATGCTGGATGGGGAATCAAGATGGTCAAGTTTTTGCGTTGAATCATCAAGGTAAAGTTGTGAATCGGTTTAAGCTTCCCGATGGTGTTAAATGCTTAGTTGCTGATGATGTTTGGATTTATGCTGGCTGTGATGATGGTAATGTTTACGACTTGACTGGCAAATTACCACGTCTTAGTTACAAAATAGATGAGAATGTGGATATTTTTTGGTTGGATATTAAAGATGGTTTACTAGCTGTCTCTGATGCTAGTGGTGGTGTAACGACAATTGACCATGATGATGAGTCACAGTGGACTCGTCTCAGTCAGGGGGATGATGGTTGGATGGTGCGCTGCGACGAATCGAGAATCTATCACGGTCATAGTAAAGGCATAACTGTGTACGATCGCTCTGAAGGACGGATGTTATGGCATCAAAAAACTCAAGGTAGTGTATTATTTGGCTGGCAAGAAGCATCAGCTGTCTATGCAGGGACAAGCAACCATAAAGTCTACTGCTTTAGTAAAGACGGGGAAATTGGTTCAGTCTACAAATGTGATGCAGCAGTTTACTCTTGCGCTACTGCTCTTAACGGTCAGTATGTCTTTGCTGGAGACAACAGTTCCTCTATTTACTGCTTCAATCAGGGAGGAGAACGTCTTTGGAAACTCTCTACTGGGTGCGGTTCGGCTTTATCCATGCAGTTTCTCGATCGCCGTGTTTATATTGTGACTACAGATGGTTATTTAGCTTGCATTGATACAAGTGAGACTGCGATCGGATCTGCTCAAACTGGTACAGTTCCAGAAACAGCAGTTATTCAAGCACCACTAGGTGAAGGAGATGCACCATCTGCTGTTTTAGAAAGTACGACAGATACAAGCTCTGGAGTAATTGTTGAGTGCTTTAGGGAAGGAACTAAATTGAGAGTTCGTGTTGTTTCTCCGGGATACAATTCCAATTGGAAAGTGCAATTTCCAAAAGATATCCGTATTGAGGGTGAGCGTTACCTTGTTCAAGAAATACGCGAATCTGCTAGTGGCGGATTTTACCGTGCTTATGGTGATATTCAAAAATTAGTTTAG
- a CDS encoding DUF3850 domain-containing protein, with protein sequence MISNPGFLTKFEETGEMRKDDRGFEVGDNLRLVEVDPDKNLEPTGRVARYKITYILRSEQWGILPEYAILAIK encoded by the coding sequence ATGATTTCTAACCCCGGATTTCTCACAAAATTTGAAGAAACAGGTGAAATGAGAAAAGATGACAGAGGTTTTGAAGTAGGCGATAATCTTCGATTAGTTGAAGTTGACCCCGACAAAAACTTAGAACCTACTGGGAGAGTTGCACGATATAAAATCACCTACATCCTAAGAAGTGAGCAATGGGGCATACTGCCAGAGTACGCGATACTAGCAATTAAATAA